The DNA sequence ttgttttaattatttgaagagATTTTAAAcgaatttgtatttaaattaaaaattagattcTAGCTATCAAATGTCGTAACCAATTGCAGGTTCAAAATTAACTATTTACTTTGTACTATCAAGGTATTGAAAggattaaaaagtataatttcCTAAGttcaagaattcaaaaagtaaatttaaatatggGGAAAATATCTAAATCGGAGGGTTAAACTTGCATTGAagtctaaattttataatattaaaaatcaagAATTATTGCTTTAATGTTGGTTTTGTTCAAGatgaattttagtttttttttttaaatgaaaactgcttttaactttttacttatagtttttttttttacatttaaaacttattataaattgtaaatttttatttctgaaAGTTTACTAAATTAATGTAAGACTTTTCACTGTAAGTaataaggaaaaacaaaaggaaaaaattaaaataatttgtgagCTTTTGCGTGATTAGTCTAAATTGGGTGATGCTTGAAATGGAATAAGAAAATcgatatttaatttttggtcAAAATTTGAAGTATAATCTTATGTAATTGAGGGAATTCAAGTCAGATATATGTTGAGAGAGAAATCTATGAGTATAAGTTTTTTGCAgcctaaactttttttttttttcatttctattaagcaagttaaattagtttaaaaccATTACGACACAATTTAGTTAATAGAATTGTCCTTTAAtatgtttgaaaaggaaaataaggaaactcaatttaaaatcattttaattttttaacaaattttaattagtaataaCAATTTCCGCCTTGAAAACCAAACGTTATAACTTAATaggttgaaaaagaaatattaaatttgaaaatggttaCAAATAATATTCAATCTCAAATTTCAGACGGAATCCCTCCACGGGGTTTGGGCGTGTAAGATAAGAGGCGAGCGAGACTACGGAACAACAAAAGCAACACACTCAGAAAAGAGAGATGGCTCACGGCGCTTATAGCAAGCGGCGCGTGAGTGCAACGCGCCGATCGAACTCTAAGCCTCTCGGAGTTGCCAAGAAACCCAAGCCCTCCGTTTCCCTCAAAAACCAGATTCGATCCTTAGAGCGTATGCTCCGAAAGGTAACCCTAACCCTATTCCTATCCCTATTTCATCTTGTCGATTCGTTTCTATTCATTTTCGGAATTGGTGAAGCAGAATCTGCCTCCCGAGGTCAGAGAGGCGCAAGAGCAAAAGTTAGAAGCACTGAAGAAGCAGCAAGAGATTCACACGCGCCTCGCTGCGGAACGCAAAATTTTTTTACGTGACCGGAAGATCAAGTTCTTCGAGAGGAGGAAAATTGAAAGGCGAATCAGACGCCTCGAGAAACTGCACCGTGcctcttcttcatcttcttcttctgccCAACCTTACTCTGACCAACTTTCCGCTCTAAAACAAGATCTTCAATATGTCATGGTCCGTGTTCTGcgcactttttatttattatttgttgcgTTGACATCACGACGAATATTGACCGAAAACAAAAATCTTGTTAttgttcaaaatcaatttcaatttgCAGTACTTTCcaaagaatgaaaaatatgttCCCTTGTTTACCGGCGGCGATGATTCAGAGATAGTTGACAGGAGGAATGGGCTGCGCAAACAGATTGAAGATAGGTTGATTGCAGCTGCTGCAAGTGGCAAGGATTTAGAAGGTTCATTAATTGTGAATTTTTATAATACTGATTGGCATCAAATGAATTTAGAATGTTGGTGCTCTTCAAGAGCTTGGTTTTTGCTGTGTGAGACCTTGTTGATATGAGTTGtcaataaaataaggaaaactAGGTTGAAGCTCTGCTGTATACTTTTTAATATGCCTTTTATTTAAGCACATTTGTGTTCGATCAAATGTCAACAAGATTTCGTGCTGCTGTAGCAGAGACTGGTAGTGAGGATGACGGTCTGTTGGATCTGAGTGATGATGATTTTTTCCTTGCTGGGAGTTCTAGTGATGAAGCAGATGCAGATGATGAATGGACAGACAAAAGTGCAAGGTCAGTGGAGGGGAGATGTTTTACTACTTTAGCAATCATATCAATGAGAATTTCATATATACGCTGTGTGCATGTGCATTAAGGGGAATTAGAATGTTAAAAGGAGAGTAGTAGAATCAACCTTCGTTGTTTTTGATATTGGTCTTGGTACTGGTGAAGAGGAAGCCAGGTTTTCTGCTCTGAAAACTCCGGCATTTGTCCAGCATTATGCCAGGGAATTTGGAACTAACAATTAAGATGCTGCTAGCATGTTTTATCTTGATGAAATCTAccagtattaattttttttttcgttggTTGCAGAGAGCAGGCTTCTAGTGCTTCTGGGAAAGGCGTGTCTGGCATGTCCAGTGATGAAAAAAACCAGGTCTGTAGTAAGAGTAGCAATTTTGTCTGTTTTAGTTTGCAATAGTTCATACCATGAAATAGATAGTTAcagaatattttcaaattttgaatatatcCGCCCCTTTTTTATAGAGGCAGATTTCTGCTAGAGCTTTGATGCCTCCTCCTCGCCCTTCAAATATGAAATTGTCAAGGTTTGGGTCATCTTCTGGCCAACATTCATCCATACAGAGATCTGATATTTCCACGTCTAGCAACACGTCAAATAGCAGAA is a window from the Vigna unguiculata cultivar IT97K-499-35 chromosome 7, ASM411807v1, whole genome shotgun sequence genome containing:
- the LOC114192340 gene encoding rRNA-processing protein EFG1-like isoform X2; protein product: MAHGAYSKRRVSATRRSNSKPLGVAKKPKPSVSLKNQIRSLERMLRKNLPPEVREAQEQKLEALKKQQEIHTRLAAERKIFLRDRKIKFFERRKIERRIRRLEKLHRASSSSSSSAQPYSDQLSALKQDLQYVMYFPKNEKYVPLFTGGDDSEIVDRRNGLRKQIEDRLIAAAASGKDLEETGSEDDGLLDLSDDDFFLAGSSSDEADADDEWTDKSAREQASSASGKGVSGMSSDEKNQISARALMPPPRPSNMKLSRFGSSSGQHSSIQRSDISTSSNTSNSRSSSDFKVRGPSRSGTGHGSSLSSNSDAHKPRRKRRPKKKKKQL
- the LOC114192340 gene encoding rRNA-processing protein EFG1-like isoform X1, with amino-acid sequence MAHGAYSKRRVSATRRSNSKPLGVAKKPKPSVSLKNQIRSLERMLRKNLPPEVREAQEQKLEALKKQQEIHTRLAAERKIFLRDRKIKFFERRKIERRIRRLEKLHRASSSSSSSAQPYSDQLSALKQDLQYVMYFPKNEKYVPLFTGGDDSEIVDRRNGLRKQIEDRLIAAAASGKDLEETGSEDDGLLDLSDDDFFLAGSSSDEADADDEWTDKSAREQASSASGKGVSGMSSDEKNQRQISARALMPPPRPSNMKLSRFGSSSGQHSSIQRSDISTSSNTSNSRSSSDFKVRGPSRSGTGHGSSLSSNSDAHKPRRKRRPKKKKKQL